In the Carcharodon carcharias isolate sCarCar2 chromosome 8, sCarCar2.pri, whole genome shotgun sequence genome, TCCTCTTGGTCATAATTTGTGCTAGTCCAGGCAGGTCAGGAATAAACAGCAATAGACAGGCTTGTACCCTTGTCAATAACTACAGAAGCAGGAAAGAACACAAACATTCAGAGCTCTGgttaactcagctcagactgAGTTTAGACAGGTTTTTGAACTACTAGGGAGTCATGGGTTATGgggaataggcaggaaagtggagtgaagGCCACAatcaagtcagccatgatctcattgaaaagcaGAGCAAGTTTGAggaaccaaatggcctacttttcttcctaattcttatgttcacaTCATAAAAGACATTCTAAACACAATAAGTCTTAGAACCTATTGTGAGTTCTCTGATCAGTGGCAGAGTTCTTTAGAGAGCTGCTGACCCACCCTGTTCTTCAATAGTGTAATAGCACTTACTAAAATGCCCTTCATAAAGAAGGATGCTTTACAGTCATTTGGGTAGGAAGAGGAGGGCACCTAGTTACCAACACAGAAAAGTAGAGGACAAAAGTATCTTACAACAGTTAAAAAGAACTCTGATACAAATCAACATCCAACTTTTATTTGCATTGAACTGGGTCAATGCTGGCCAGGCTTGGTTGTTGGACAAAATGAAGATCTGATGCAATGTGATGCTGCCATAGTCAAATAAACTACCAACATTCACCTGTTAAAAGGCTGCAGACACCCAACAACTGTACTTCTGCAAGATTTAGCCTTCAGGTGAGAACAGCAAAGTTTTTTAAAAGTAGAGACACAGACAAGAAGGTAAATTATGCCTCAGGGTACAATAAATGTACTGATAAATATTTGTTTTAATGACACTGTTTCAGAGTTTAGTATTTATCTACTCATCAATTTATGAAACCATACTCAGATAAGAAGTTTCATCAGCAGACGAGGCTATTCACCTTAAATGTTTCCCTTTATTATATATCATCATTATTGATAATAGATGTGAAATGTTTATATTTTTACTAATCCAAAACTTACAAAGAATCTTTATTTAACAGATTCAGTATAAATGAATTGTGTTAAGTGGAATAATACTATTCATCAGATGAGAAATGGAAAAACTGAAGTGTAACTAGATGTAATAGGCGAGCTCTACTGTTGAACCATAAGCACTAATGGAAAATTAGGATAATTAAATATGAGATTTAAACAATCGCAGTTCAGAACTTCAGTGCCATAGTCTGCAAGaaagctatatatatatatatatatagtcatGGATACTTAAAAGTTCTGTAATCTAGTCAAGTGATTCAGATTGTGTCATTAAGCCAAGCCCATGCAGGTGAAAGGACATTGAACCCAGGAATTAAGTTAAAGAAATAAATTCTCTTTCTTCCAGCTGAAATGTTTTATAATATCTGTTATGGtctcacaggaacaggagtaagttATTCAGCATCTTGAGCTTGTTCCATTGTTCAATTAGATTATGAaagatctgtatcttaactccatctatccACTTTGGTTCTGTAACCTTTTGTAACCTTACCTACAAAAAATTCTAATActtccaattttaaaatttttgatTGACACCTAGCTTCCTTTTTGGAGGAGAGTGTCTCAATAAGCTAACAAACACCACCAATTATGTAGGGTCAATTAATCCTGGCAGAGATGACGGTTTGGTGGTCACGAGTGGTCCCTACTATCTCTGGGTTCAGAAGGATAGCATTCCTACATCCGATCACTGTCCAGTTACTCTGGAAACTCCAGTTCTGCAGCAGGTGAAAACTCTCAAACCTCCCATAAATGGTAAGCAGTCTAGATTCACAGGTAAAAGGTAATTATTTGGGTAACTGTGAGGATTAAACATATTGTGGAAACATTACAGTATAAGTCGGGAGATGGCAGCatagtgctaatgtcactggactggtgagCCAGAAGTCTAGTCTAatattctggggacatgggttcaaatcctaccacagcagctggtggaatttaaattcaattaataaatctggaagataaagctagtctcagtaacagtgatcatgacaactatcagtgattgttgtaaaaaattcatctggttcagtaatgtccttagggaaagaaacctggtcatgtgcaatgtggttgactcttcattgTTCTCAAgctactcagctcaagggcagttgaggatgagcaacaaatactggccttgccagtgattcccaaattccatgaaagaattaaccAAAATACATTCACAAGATGAATCACAAGTGTTAGCAACACTTCAGACTGAAATGCTGAAATTAGATGAATTGGAGATTGTCATCCAAATTAATGGTCACATGATTCACAGAAAGGTACATGAAGAAAATAAATTTGCATCTTCTGTTAAAATTCCAATAGCCAGTGTATGAACAACATTAACAAGGCGTCAGAAACAAGTCACCTGGAAATATTTTTGGCCAGGAAATTATGCATGATCTTCTGACAGGTGGAAGAACCTACAAGGAGCAGACTTGAataattctaaaacaatcaatatATAAAACAACATTAATtaattagaaacaaaaacagaattacctggaaaaactcagcaggtctggcagcatcggcggagaagaaaagagttgacgtttcgagtcctcatgacccaacgtcaactcttttcttctccgccgatgctgccagacctgctgagtttttccaggtaattctgtttttgttttggatttccagcatccgcagtttttttgtttttattaattaattagccCTGCCAAAAATGGTATCTTTAAGGATCTATATAAAGAGGAGTTCAGCAACCTGCTATCTTGTCTTATAGTGTATACCATTAAAAATTTTAAAGCACAACTGCTAGTTTAGGGAAAATAAGTCAGATTTGTGAATGACAGAACTTTCATTTTTCCCAGTATTCCCCattctttctcctcctctcttgAAGATGTTGGCTCAAGCTAAGGTACAGCACTATGAAGACAACATTATCATCCAAGTGGACATTCTTTGAATCTGAACTGAAAACGGAGCCATCATAGCCAAGATTGCTCCTTTCTATACAGATACATTTCATTACAGAGGTCACCAGACTAGCAGTTCTGACCAATTTTCCTGCCTACTGTTCAGCATATCATAATGAAAAGCACGAGAAACATTTGGACCCAGATTTGCTTCTTCTAAGAGTAAAAATAATGACTGTCTCATTATCACACAAATGCACTAAGGTGGATGTCATTATCTCATTCCATCTTGGCTGCCAGGCAATAAGTGGAAttttggttttgtacatttcatctGTAAAGACCAAAGTCTTTAGGGATCTTTcatccctgccacaaactctgtgCATTAGTCACTGacactatccctctccctcaacactgagactgaatcaaagcATTCACAACCTTGGTATTCTATTTGACCCTTAGCTTCTGACCCCATATTCTCTCCATGACCAAGACCACCAATTTTCTTTGTAACATTGCCcatctctgcccctccctcagcAATCtcttgctgaaaccctcatccatacctttgttcTCTCCagtctcaactattccaatgatcTGCTGGCTGACCTTCGACTTTGCACCCTATGTAATCATGAActtatccaaaattctgctgccctcaTAACTCACACTAAATCCCAGTTCCCCATCATCTGTGTGCTCGTTAACCTATCATTGttcctttgattttaaaattctcattcttgatgTCAAACTCCACCATGGCCTCTCACCTGTCTCCTTAGTCCTGTAACTTTCACCAGTGCTTACAGCCCTTCCAAGATCTTTGTGCTCTTCTAAATCTAGCCTCTTACACATCTCGGATTTTTACCAAACCACCATTGGTTACCATACCTTCAGTtgctgaggccctaagctctggaattcccttgctacacctctccacctctttacctCTGGTTTTAAGAAGCACCTTAAAAGAGGACaatctctttaaccaagctttaggtcacctgtttatgtggctcagtgttgaaTTTTGCATGGCAACCCTTCTGtggaccttgggatgttttaccatgttaaggggcactatataaatttaagttgcTATTGTTAGTTGTAGTAGTCTTTGAGAAGACTGCTAACCAGGCAATGTTTGCAGCCTGTAATAATGTATTTTTAGatattaagaaagaaagacttgcatttatatagtgtttttcaCAGCCACCAAATatgtcaaagtgctttacagtcaattgaAGTGTCATCGCTGTAATGTAGGGATGTAGTAATGTAGGGAATGTGGCAGCAAACTCCCTCAAATGGCAACATGACAATAACCGGATAATTTGTTGCATGGTTGagatataaatattggccaggacatgggggatgactcccctgatcttctttgaaatattgGCATGGGATCttctgcatccacctgagaggtggACTGGACCTTGGTTTTAacatggcacctccaacaatgccaaAGCACTCCCTCTTTTATGCTCAAGTTCTGCAGTGGGACCCTTAGAGGAGAGAATGttcccaactgagccacagcaggaTAATAAGGTTCTAATTTCTCCACAGTTGATGGTGACTATTTGTTTTTACTTTATTCTttaacaggatgtgggtgtcactgccaaggccagcaaCTGTTGCTGATCCCTGAGTGGCTTGagtccacattgctgtggacctggagtcatatgtagacattagtgaaccagattggttttttttttcaatgataATTGATGATAATATCATGGTTACCATCACTGatggctagctttcaattccagatttattaactgaagtcatattccacccatatggatttgaaccaatgtcttcagagcattagcctagatctctggaatactagtccagcgacataaCCACCACGCCACCGTCTCCACAATCGTCGACTTCATACATCTTTGAGAATCTGCCTATCTGAATTTGAGAATTAATCCTAATTGTACTCTTCTGTGTTTAGGCATGTTTACCTTCGAGGAACTTTCTTCCGTCAGTAAAGCCCCACCATCCTTCCGGATCTTCAAACCCTGGTGGGATACTTTCATGGATTATTTGGCCTTAACGATGTTAATGATCGCTGTATTTGGAGGCACCACACAGATATACAAAGACAAGACTGTTTGTCTGCCAATTAAGGATACTGTTGCTCGCAGCAACCTTTCATATGTTGAACCCAACTCAACCACGGCAGATGCCTTTGATGCCCTCAACGTAACTGACATTGATGGCAGGCTAATTCACCCAAAATTCATTAGACTCTCACATAGCGAAGCTGTGTACGCTGTCACTGAGGGGAAGACCAACTTGGACATCCAGCAGTATCGCTTCGTTAACCGGGCATGCTATTTCCAAGCGGTTCCCTGGTTTCCAAAATACTTTTCCTACTTCATTTTGCTCCACACAATTGCCTTGATGGTTTGCAGCAACTTCTGGTTCAGGTACCCCAAGACGAGCTCCAAAATGGAACATTTGATCTTTATCTTGGAGAAGTGTTTCGAGTCACCTTGGACCTCCGACGTCCTCTCTCTGGCAGTCACCGagcacagcagcaacaccaacgtcAGGGTGCAGGAGAAGCGCAAGACCGCACCCGCCCAGTTCAAGCCTGTCTCTCCTGGTATCAGGGACTCGAGCAGAGGCTTCACTCGGAATAACCTGGTGATACAGAGGCAGAACAAGCTGCTGGATAAGAAGGATTGGGAGCGAGCCAAAGCCCTATTTGAGAAAGTAAAGAAATTCAAGCTGCACGTGGAACAAGAGGACACCATATACAAACTCTATGTCGGGCAGCTACTTTTAAAAACCCTGCAGTGTATCATCATTTTGTGTTATTTTGCTGTCTTTGTTGAAGTGGTGACGTTTGACATTATATGCCGACCGGGCATAGAATCGGTGATTGGTTATGGGGTTTTCATTTGTACTTTCAGCATTGCCTTCTTGCTCAGGAAGCTGCTCCTGCTCTACCTGTGCCTAGTGGGTATCTATGCCTTGCTTTGCATCCGCACCATCTACTGGGTCCTCCGAACGCCGCTCAAGCAATATTCCTTCGAGAAACGAGAAAGCCAGTTAAGCGACATTCCCAACGTGAAGAATGATTTTGCTTTCTTGTTGCATCTGATCGATCAGTACGACCCTTTGTACTGTAAACACttctccaccttcctgtctgagACCAGTGAGAAAAAGCTGAAGCTGTTAAGTTTGAACAGCGACTGGACGCCGGTGAAGGTGAGGCAGCAACTGATCAGAGGCAGCAAGGACCAACTGGAACTTCACCTCTTCATGCTGACAGGCATCCCTGAAGCGGTCTACGAAGTTACTGAGATACAGGCCTTGAAGATGGAACTTTGCAATGAT is a window encoding:
- the LOC121281528 gene encoding volume-regulated anion channel subunit LRRC8D-like gives rise to the protein MLMIAVFGGTTQIYKDKTVCLPIKDTVARSNLSYVEPNSTTADAFDALNVTDIDGRLIHPKFIRLSHSEAVYAVTEGKTNLDIQQYRFVNRACYFQAVPWFPKYFSYFILLHTIALMVCSNFWFRYPKTSSKMEHLIFILEKCFESPWTSDVLSLAVTEHSSNTNVRVQEKRKTAPAQFKPVSPGIRDSSRGFTRNNLVIQRQNKLLDKKDWERAKALFEKVKKFKLHVEQEDTIYKLYVGQLLLKTLQCIIILCYFAVFVEVVTFDIICRPGIESVIGYGVFICTFSIAFLLRKLLLLYLCLVGIYALLCIRTIYWVLRTPLKQYSFEKRESQLSDIPNVKNDFAFLLHLIDQYDPLYCKHFSTFLSETSEKKLKLLSLNSDWTPVKVRQQLIRGSKDQLELHLFMLTGIPEAVYEVTEIQALKMELCNDINISTKVTQLVHLEELSIVNCIVTIKPAALFFLSNQLHSLSVTFSNHEEVPEWIGKLTRLRALYLTGNVNADDRSLELEFLKELRYLKILQINSNLLKVPFNVLYVAPHLVELSILNNKNKLEMLHNLGSMLNLARLDLQNCDLETIPPGIFGLSSLQELNLQGNELTTIEEIENLQRLRKLFSLNLSSNKIRSIPDTFSLISNLERFNISNNLIETLPNSMFTMQKLQHLDMSNNHLVVILPSIKYLKNLRYLDLSSNRLESLPDELFQCKKIKTLKLNENLLTSLSGKIQQCSQLSRLELKGNPLDELPVEITQCSKLKQSGLILDEYMFEALPMQIKISMSANPEPPPEVRLIIPNKMSLSDLEHLV